The genome window GTAGCTGGCGATCGTGCCGTCCCTGTGGCGGATGCGCAGCAGGTTGGCTGCCTCGGCAAAGCGCGACGAGGGCCCGCCACGATCCGAGTCGCCCTTTGCCTCGATTACCAGTCCGCTGCGCGCGGCACACACCGGCGTCCCGAGCGGCAGCGCGATGTCGATGGCATAGGCTTCGCGTCCGTGGTGGCTGTAGCTGCTGTTGTAGCCCTGCAGGACGCTGCGGAATTCATCATCGCAAAGCGGGACCGCATAGGGGATGGCAGGCTCGTGCAGGGCCACCGGTACATGTGCCGGTGGCCGTGTTGCGCAGGCGGTCACGCAGGCAGCGATCAGCAACAGCAGGCCGGAACGGCGTGCCTTGCTCATGGCGAATAGCGTTCCTGGATGAAAGCGTGCAGGGCATCACGATCGGTAATGGGTGGC of Gammaproteobacteria bacterium contains these proteins:
- a CDS encoding M23 family metallopeptidase, which translates into the protein MSKARRSGLLLLIAACVTACATRPPAHVPVALHEPAIPYAVPLCDDEFRSVLQGYNSSYSHHGREAYAIDIALPLGTPVCAARSGLVIEAKGDSDRGGPSSRFAEAANLLRIRHRDGTIASYLHFEKDGVLPVEGDCVRRGQLIGRAGNTGWSTEPHLHFMVQARVENAGLWSVPVTMMTSAGLRNEYPPGLFLKR